The following are from one region of the Pseudodesulfovibrio piezophilus C1TLV30 genome:
- a CDS encoding chemotaxis protein, which yields MSETNILLESGTNELEIVEFYLDEKRSTGDYRGFYGINVAKVLEILQMPTLTDMPEVSHPSVLGAFNLREEIIPLIDLAGWLNKSRVEKEAPKVIVTEFNRTKSAFLVSGVTRIHRINWNEVEAPTGYVSSLTVNSITGVVKFTNRIIFILDMEKICADLNPDAIPVQEPAEAMKEQIKQRRIKALVADDSSMARKMITGILEKAEFHVHAVENGELAWNYLQSCKRKSLDKDIPLQNMVDIVVSDIEMPSMDGHTLTRYIKEDPYLKALPVVLCSSIITETLHHKGISVGADDQVSKAELNELVSRVYSLMRTPQPQEA from the coding sequence ATGTCCGAAACCAATATTCTGCTCGAGTCCGGCACCAATGAACTCGAGATTGTTGAATTCTACCTTGATGAAAAAAGAAGCACCGGCGATTACCGGGGATTCTATGGCATCAACGTCGCCAAGGTACTGGAAATTTTACAAATGCCAACTCTAACAGATATGCCCGAGGTCTCTCATCCTTCGGTACTGGGAGCATTCAATCTCAGGGAGGAAATAATTCCTCTGATCGATCTTGCCGGATGGCTCAATAAAAGCCGAGTCGAAAAAGAAGCTCCCAAGGTCATCGTCACCGAATTCAATAGAACCAAATCGGCATTCCTCGTTTCAGGTGTCACCCGTATTCACCGTATCAACTGGAACGAGGTGGAAGCACCCACCGGATATGTCTCATCCCTGACGGTCAATTCCATCACCGGGGTGGTCAAATTCACCAATCGCATCATCTTCATTCTGGACATGGAAAAGATATGTGCCGACCTGAATCCTGACGCAATTCCTGTCCAGGAGCCAGCCGAAGCCATGAAGGAACAGATCAAACAGCGCAGGATAAAGGCTCTGGTCGCAGATGACTCAAGCATGGCCCGAAAGATGATCACGGGAATTCTCGAAAAAGCGGAATTTCATGTTCATGCTGTGGAAAATGGAGAACTTGCCTGGAACTATCTTCAGTCCTGCAAGCGCAAATCGCTGGACAAAGATATCCCCCTACAGAATATGGTGGACATCGTCGTTTCTGACATCGAAATGCCTTCGATGGACGGCCATACTCTGACACGCTACATCAAGGAAGACCCGTACTTAAAAGCACTGCCCGTCGTCTTGTGCTCTTCAATTATCACAGAAACATTGCACCACAAGGGTATTTCCGTTGGTGCTGATGATCAGGTCTCCAAAGCCGAACTCAATGAACTGGTTTCTCGTGTCTACAGCCTGATGCGGACACCACAGCCACAAGAAGCGTAA
- the pyrE gene encoding orotate phosphoribosyltransferase, translating to MNELKSKLAELLLELSYREGDFTLTSGKKSEYYFDCKQTALHAEGSYLIGRLFVEMLKDFDAKGVGGMTLGADPLVSSVTVVSHLEGRPMPGFIIRKKSKGHGTDQYLEGLANFKSGDKVVLLEDVCTTGGTLITAAQRVRDAGLEIVGVLAVLDREEGGREKLKEAGLELSSIFTRAELLSAGGRA from the coding sequence ATGAATGAATTGAAATCGAAGCTTGCCGAGCTCCTGCTTGAACTTTCATATCGTGAAGGTGACTTCACATTGACCTCAGGAAAGAAAAGCGAGTATTATTTCGACTGCAAGCAGACCGCACTTCATGCTGAAGGAAGTTATCTCATTGGCCGTCTTTTTGTTGAAATGCTCAAGGATTTTGACGCCAAAGGCGTTGGGGGTATGACCCTTGGCGCAGACCCTCTGGTCTCCAGTGTGACCGTGGTGTCGCACCTTGAAGGACGCCCCATGCCCGGCTTCATCATAAGGAAGAAGTCCAAGGGGCATGGTACGGATCAGTATCTTGAGGGGCTGGCCAATTTCAAGAGTGGTGATAAGGTCGTCCTGCTGGAGGACGTGTGTACCACCGGTGGCACGCTCATAACGGCGGCCCAACGCGTGCGGGACGCGGGGCTTGAAATTGTGGGTGTGCTGGCTGTGCTGGATCGTGAGGAAGGTGGACGGGAGAAACTCAAAGAGGCCGGATTGGAGCTTAGCTCCATCTTTACCCGTGCTGAATTGTTGTCTGCCGGAGGCAGGGCGTAG
- the purB gene encoding adenylosuccinate lyase has protein sequence MLERYSRPAMRELWTLENKFRVWLEVELAVTKGWADMGEVPMDACEEIHAKADFDLDRILEIEETTKHDVIAFLTSVEEKVGPSSRYIHLGCTSSDIVDTANGVLLTRAADIIAEGISRILDVLKSMAHEHKGLLCMGRTHGIHAEPTTYGLKFTGFYAEFKRHQERFEAARENIRVGKLSGAVGTFAHLSPELEERACAILGLKADPHSTQIIQRDRYAQFFTSLAMLAGGIERLGLELRHLQRTEVLEVEEGFSKGQKGSSAMPHKKNPISAENLCGLARLVRSNSVAAMENQALWHERDISHSSVERMIMPDTTALIDYMLHRLCGVLERLVVKEDNIQRNLMGSFGLFYSQRVLNKLIATGLRRQAAYEMVQKVAMRCWEGRVQFEDEIRKDAEVNKHLAANDLDEAFDPSYYKRYEDVVFSRVFEGEYHE, from the coding sequence ATGCTTGAGAGATATTCCCGACCGGCAATGAGAGAACTTTGGACTCTGGAGAATAAATTCAGGGTCTGGCTGGAAGTAGAACTGGCCGTGACAAAAGGTTGGGCTGACATGGGCGAGGTTCCCATGGATGCCTGCGAAGAAATTCATGCAAAGGCGGATTTCGATCTGGATCGTATCCTTGAGATCGAAGAAACCACCAAGCATGATGTTATCGCCTTTTTGACTTCCGTTGAAGAGAAAGTCGGCCCCAGCTCTCGTTACATCCATCTCGGGTGTACATCATCTGATATCGTGGACACCGCCAATGGGGTGTTGCTGACCCGCGCTGCGGATATCATCGCGGAAGGGATCAGCCGTATCCTTGATGTTCTCAAGTCCATGGCCCATGAGCACAAGGGGCTGCTCTGCATGGGACGGACTCACGGCATTCATGCGGAACCCACGACATATGGTCTCAAATTCACAGGATTTTATGCTGAGTTCAAACGGCATCAGGAACGTTTTGAAGCCGCCCGTGAGAATATTCGCGTGGGAAAACTGTCAGGTGCCGTTGGCACCTTTGCCCATCTCAGCCCAGAGCTGGAAGAGCGAGCATGTGCCATCCTCGGTTTGAAGGCCGACCCGCATTCGACCCAGATCATCCAGCGAGATAGGTATGCGCAATTCTTCACTTCCCTGGCTATGCTTGCCGGGGGAATAGAGCGTCTCGGTCTTGAACTCCGGCATTTGCAACGCACGGAAGTGTTGGAAGTCGAGGAAGGGTTTTCCAAAGGACAGAAAGGCTCTTCGGCCATGCCTCATAAAAAGAACCCCATTTCAGCGGAAAACCTGTGCGGTCTGGCCCGGCTTGTTCGTTCCAATTCCGTGGCGGCCATGGAGAACCAGGCCTTGTGGCATGAGCGCGACATTTCCCATTCCTCGGTGGAGCGTATGATCATGCCTGATACCACGGCATTGATTGATTACATGCTGCATCGTCTGTGTGGTGTGCTGGAACGACTTGTGGTCAAGGAAGACAATATTCAGCGTAACCTTATGGGTTCATTTGGCCTTTTTTACTCACAGCGGGTGCTGAACAAGCTCATTGCAACCGGCCTCAGGCGTCAGGCCGCTTATGAAATGGTGCAGAAAGTAGCCATGCGTTGCTGGGAAGGGCGTGTCCAGTTCGAAGACGAAATTCGCAAGGATGCGGAAGTAAATAAACATCTTGCGGCTAACGACCTTGACGAAGCCTTCGACCCCTCGTATTACAAACGGTACGAGGATGTGGTCTTCAGTCGTGTTTTTGAGGGAGAGTATCATGAATGA
- a CDS encoding acylphosphatase, with protein sequence MKSYTCLVEGSVTGGNFQSWALDVARQLGLKGWVRNIGDHQAEVLIQSEQEAFEQFQKKLKEEAPIPDLKSVSCKSIDYDRVYEKFEIRG encoded by the coding sequence ATGAAAAGCTACACTTGCCTTGTTGAAGGCTCTGTCACAGGCGGTAATTTTCAATCCTGGGCTCTTGATGTTGCCCGGCAACTCGGGCTCAAAGGTTGGGTTCGCAATATAGGAGACCATCAGGCTGAAGTCCTGATTCAAAGTGAACAAGAAGCATTCGAACAGTTCCAGAAAAAACTGAAGGAAGAAGCACCGATCCCTGACCTCAAGAGCGTCTCCTGCAAAAGTATTGATTACGACAGGGTTTACGAAAAATTTGAAATTCGTGGATAA
- a CDS encoding phosphoadenosine phosphosulfate reductase family protein, whose translation MSDMTLEKKIEATEAILLEVATSAAPGAVQVAWTGGKDSTVVLFIWRAVMAHGGRGSVRAINLDTGCKFTEIIAFRDRLAVEWDVDLTIARPNIVLKDYPLAVDPVSCCRELKVEPLQQAIRDQAATHLLTGIRRDEHPDRAGRKEFEVRTRPDHVMVNPILEWTEMDIWAFHSRFNLPFCELYERGYRSLGCQPCTTKPGEGAEERSGRDQAKERVMETLTSLGYF comes from the coding sequence ATGTCTGATATGACTTTGGAGAAGAAAATAGAGGCAACTGAAGCGATTCTGCTCGAAGTTGCAACCTCTGCCGCACCGGGTGCAGTGCAGGTGGCTTGGACCGGTGGCAAGGATTCAACAGTGGTCCTGTTCATATGGCGGGCTGTCATGGCACATGGCGGCCGGGGATCAGTTCGGGCCATTAATTTGGATACTGGGTGTAAGTTCACAGAAATCATCGCTTTTCGAGATAGACTTGCTGTTGAATGGGACGTTGACTTGACTATAGCTCGGCCAAACATTGTTCTGAAAGACTACCCTCTGGCTGTCGATCCTGTGTCATGTTGCCGTGAACTCAAGGTCGAGCCGCTTCAACAGGCAATTCGAGATCAGGCCGCAACCCATCTGCTGACGGGTATCAGACGTGATGAGCACCCCGATCGGGCAGGTCGTAAGGAATTTGAGGTTCGCACTCGACCTGACCATGTCATGGTCAATCCCATTCTTGAGTGGACAGAGATGGATATTTGGGCTTTTCATTCCAGATTTAATCTCCCTTTTTGTGAATTGTATGAAAGGGGATACCGATCGCTCGGTTGTCAGCCTTGTACCACCAAGCCGGGAGAGGGAGCCGAAGAACGTTCGGGGCGAGATCAGGCCAAGGAACGTGTCATGGAGACCCTCACCAGCCTGGGATATTTCTAA
- a CDS encoding FmdB family zinc ribbon protein has translation MPIYEYQCANCQSIFEEWQSGFEDREMECPECGGPSNRLISHSSFHLKGGGWYADGYGGKKSGSTPGEAAEPVKTGDTASTAKSDTGGADSAPAKATSSDTSSAGSAS, from the coding sequence ATGCCCATCTATGAATATCAATGCGCGAACTGCCAGTCCATTTTCGAGGAGTGGCAGTCCGGGTTTGAAGACCGAGAAATGGAGTGCCCTGAATGTGGCGGTCCATCAAATCGGCTTATTTCCCATTCCTCTTTTCACCTGAAAGGCGGCGGATGGTACGCTGACGGGTATGGTGGAAAGAAATCCGGGTCCACACCAGGAGAAGCCGCAGAACCAGTGAAAACCGGTGATACGGCTTCCACGGCAAAATCTGACACTGGCGGGGCTGATTCAGCTCCAGCCAAAGCAACTTCCTCGGATACTTCTTCCGCAGGTTCCGCATCGTAG
- a CDS encoding L,D-transpeptidase family protein: MRLLIVILSFFMSVAPALAEGWTPLLSSHNYGPERILAVDKGAQTLIMLERKSPLHEVRRFPCTTGQSVGDKLVEGDLRTPEGVYFVGYRINRSLNWDLYGNLAYSLNYPNPIDRINGKTGSGIWIHGRGKTFLPRDTRGCVALKVPDMKNVAQEIAYGTPVVIASDVEWTPDSGQDEGEAEAVVGQLQAWANDWQNQSEAFFDHYDPALMVLSENIDFKGFVAHKRHVFAAKPWIHVMLGNIRAIPGPDYWVTWFDQYYRTPGMASTTGKRFYWKKDAQGQWRIVGREYVPAREDLSDKYMAVKTPEAVALVEAWKTAWLNMDVDAYGKLYAERAVQGARRGATRIINYKKTLWAKTAPVKVGIDGLKVSSHPRGLQVVFVQTFEDSGGYSDIGRKTMILVPDGESWKIESEQWRRGR, translated from the coding sequence ATGCGTTTACTGATTGTCATTTTGTCTTTTTTCATGAGTGTTGCTCCGGCCTTGGCCGAGGGGTGGACTCCGCTGTTGTCATCCCACAACTACGGTCCCGAACGGATTCTGGCTGTGGACAAAGGCGCTCAGACGCTGATCATGCTGGAACGCAAGTCGCCCCTGCATGAGGTGCGTCGCTTTCCCTGTACCACGGGACAATCCGTGGGTGATAAATTGGTGGAAGGTGATCTGCGAACCCCTGAAGGCGTGTATTTTGTCGGCTATAGAATAAACCGTTCCCTGAACTGGGATCTCTATGGCAATCTTGCATATTCCTTGAACTATCCCAACCCGATAGACCGTATTAACGGAAAGACCGGGAGCGGAATCTGGATTCATGGGCGTGGAAAGACTTTTCTGCCTCGGGATACCAGAGGATGTGTGGCGCTCAAGGTTCCGGACATGAAAAATGTGGCCCAGGAGATTGCCTATGGGACTCCTGTTGTCATTGCTAGCGATGTCGAATGGACACCTGATTCCGGTCAGGATGAAGGGGAAGCTGAAGCCGTGGTTGGTCAGTTGCAGGCGTGGGCCAATGACTGGCAGAATCAAAGTGAAGCTTTTTTTGATCATTACGACCCCGCCCTCATGGTGCTTTCGGAGAATATCGACTTCAAGGGGTTTGTTGCCCATAAGCGTCATGTGTTTGCGGCAAAACCATGGATTCATGTCATGCTTGGCAATATTCGCGCCATTCCCGGCCCTGATTATTGGGTGACTTGGTTTGACCAATATTACCGTACTCCTGGCATGGCTTCCACAACGGGCAAACGGTTTTATTGGAAGAAAGACGCACAAGGGCAATGGCGGATTGTTGGACGTGAATATGTCCCGGCTCGCGAAGATCTCTCAGACAAATACATGGCTGTCAAAACTCCTGAAGCCGTCGCCTTGGTCGAAGCTTGGAAAACTGCATGGTTGAATATGGATGTAGATGCGTATGGCAAGCTTTATGCCGAGAGGGCTGTCCAGGGGGCACGGCGTGGCGCAACCCGTATAATCAATTACAAAAAGACATTGTGGGCAAAGACAGCTCCTGTTAAGGTCGGGATTGACGGGTTGAAGGTTTCCTCGCACCCCAGAGGGCTTCAGGTCGTCTTCGTTCAGACGTTCGAGGATAGTGGCGGGTATTCGGATATCGGTCGCAAGACAATGATTCTGGTCCCGGACGGCGAATCATGGAAGATTGAAAGTGAGCAGTGGAGACGGGGTAGATGA
- a CDS encoding NADH-quinone oxidoreductase subunit 5 family protein yields MSNLLLLLVLLPAVAAAVCYFVRSHAVRTLTVVATGAILAVASLGLLGQGTFEPVAVGSFLGISSDFLVTILDFALLGVIFYYGYKHKSVLIQAFTLAQAALLVWFECVVLEHADVPALVGDKLSLIMVLVISVIGSLICIFALPYMKEHEEHLQLKKSRQPRFFFFLVLFLGAMNGLVLANNIMWLYFFFEVTTLCSFMLIGHDATPVAVRNSVRALWMNSFGGLAFVIGTMLVYAQAGTLDISALLAAGPQGALMVTGVGFLCLAGFTKAAQIPFQSWLLGAMVAPTPVSALLHSSTMVKAGVYVILRFAPAFAGTLLSDGVAVCGAFTFMACAALSIGQSNGKKILAYSTVSNLGLIICCAGINTPLAITAAVMLIIFHAISKSLLFLCVGTIEQAIGSRDIEDMRGLYAKHPRTALITIIGILTMLLPPFGVLMGKWMALEAGASNIYVIVMLAMGSALTVVYWARWGGSLMASRNADAPAEKQATLIRLPLTILCVGAVVLSLASPWIYNSMIAPMFDVAPFTMSFGSLDAATGSFAVVPLFIILGLGLLYAVKAASGFRTVRVMPPYTGGINAAEDGAYVGPMNSIVPFAASNMYMGELFAEGKLTPVFNALAVALIVLMLGGAL; encoded by the coding sequence ATGTCGAATTTGCTTCTGCTTCTCGTTCTTTTGCCGGCGGTTGCAGCAGCTGTCTGTTATTTCGTTCGGTCTCATGCCGTTCGGACACTGACAGTCGTTGCCACTGGCGCAATCCTTGCGGTCGCTTCGCTTGGGTTGCTCGGCCAGGGAACTTTTGAACCGGTTGCGGTCGGTTCATTCCTGGGCATCAGCAGTGATTTTCTGGTTACGATTCTGGATTTCGCATTGCTGGGTGTCATTTTCTATTATGGATATAAGCACAAAAGTGTTTTGATCCAGGCTTTTACGTTGGCTCAGGCCGCGCTGCTCGTGTGGTTCGAGTGTGTTGTTCTCGAACATGCGGATGTCCCTGCTTTGGTGGGAGATAAGCTCTCCCTGATCATGGTGTTGGTTATTTCCGTTATCGGTTCGCTCATCTGTATTTTTGCTCTCCCTTATATGAAAGAGCATGAGGAGCATTTACAACTGAAGAAGTCTCGCCAGCCGCGGTTCTTCTTCTTTCTGGTCCTTTTTCTTGGAGCGATGAACGGCTTGGTCCTCGCCAATAACATCATGTGGCTCTACTTCTTTTTCGAAGTGACCACCCTGTGTTCATTCATGCTTATCGGGCACGATGCAACGCCGGTTGCCGTCAGAAATTCAGTGCGGGCATTGTGGATGAACTCTTTTGGAGGATTGGCCTTTGTCATAGGCACCATGTTGGTCTATGCGCAGGCCGGGACTCTCGATATATCTGCTCTTCTGGCTGCGGGGCCTCAAGGGGCATTGATGGTTACCGGAGTTGGTTTTCTCTGTCTTGCCGGCTTTACCAAAGCTGCCCAGATTCCGTTTCAGAGCTGGCTGCTCGGTGCCATGGTCGCACCGACCCCGGTTTCGGCTTTGCTCCACTCATCGACCATGGTCAAAGCGGGCGTCTATGTAATACTTCGTTTCGCTCCTGCTTTTGCAGGAACACTGCTCTCCGACGGTGTGGCCGTGTGCGGCGCATTTACTTTCATGGCCTGTGCCGCCCTGTCCATCGGCCAGTCCAACGGGAAGAAGATTCTGGCGTATTCCACTGTCTCCAATCTGGGATTGATCATCTGTTGCGCTGGCATCAATACACCGCTCGCCATCACCGCCGCAGTCATGCTGATCATCTTCCACGCCATATCCAAGTCTCTACTCTTCCTGTGCGTCGGGACCATTGAGCAGGCCATCGGATCACGTGATATCGAAGATATGCGAGGTCTCTATGCCAAGCATCCCAGAACCGCGCTGATCACGATCATCGGCATCCTGACCATGCTTCTGCCGCCGTTTGGTGTGCTGATGGGGAAATGGATGGCCCTTGAAGCTGGTGCGTCGAATATCTATGTGATTGTCATGCTGGCCATGGGATCGGCCCTGACTGTGGTTTACTGGGCACGCTGGGGCGGTTCGCTCATGGCGTCCCGCAATGCGGATGCACCGGCAGAGAAACAGGCGACCTTGATTCGACTGCCGCTGACGATACTGTGTGTCGGAGCCGTGGTGCTCTCGCTTGCTTCTCCGTGGATATACAATTCCATGATAGCGCCAATGTTTGATGTTGCTCCGTTTACCATGAGTTTCGGATCACTTGATGCGGCGACCGGTTCATTTGCGGTCGTGCCTTTGTTCATCATTCTGGGTCTGGGATTGCTCTATGCGGTCAAGGCCGCGTCCGGGTTTCGCACGGTCCGGGTCATGCCTCCGTACACTGGCGGGATCAATGCTGCCGAGGACGGAGCCTATGTTGGTCCCATGAATTCTATCGTGCCGTTTGCCGCCAGTAACATGTACATGGGCGAGCTGTTCGCAGAAGGCAAGCTTACTCCGGTCTTCAACGCTCTGGCGGTCGCTTTGATCGTCCTCATGCTGGGAGGGGCTTTATAA
- a CDS encoding pyridoxamine 5'-phosphate oxidase family protein yields the protein MKIIEDLVINEEFCILATSNGIEPWTSLMTFFADHAAMKFYFLSHKNSQKSKNIKRNPHVAIHIDRREHNLSLTIAGVYSPIKKQQTAEAIKHLIPIKHPELKDFIEDDNVELIRIQGQNAQLMHGFSDKFEIKLKNS from the coding sequence ATGAAAATCATCGAAGACCTCGTGATCAACGAGGAGTTCTGCATACTGGCCACCTCTAATGGAATAGAACCATGGACCTCACTCATGACGTTTTTCGCAGACCATGCAGCCATGAAGTTTTACTTTCTTTCACACAAGAATTCGCAAAAGAGCAAAAATATCAAAAGAAATCCTCATGTCGCCATCCATATTGATAGAAGGGAACACAATCTTTCACTCACCATCGCTGGAGTGTACTCTCCAATCAAAAAGCAGCAAACTGCGGAAGCAATAAAACATCTTATTCCAATTAAACATCCTGAATTAAAGGATTTTATAGAAGACGACAATGTTGAATTAATTCGAATCCAGGGACAAAATGCACAATTGATGCACGGATTTTCCGATAAATTTGAAATAAAATTAAAGAATTCCTAA
- a CDS encoding M14/M99 family metallopeptidase — MRRILFQILIFCLAIMGLAPCASADSWEQSFFNGTQYPLKVVYLEGDIPGPTIMVQGGIQGDETSGFVTAQLLTQAKVTRGNLIILPRANVPSINLHKRQINVDMNRRFDRNYNRFYEDRVARVIRFLLAQSSAFIHLHEGSGFYNPTYVDKLRNPKRYGQSIIVDTLVYKQIDLAHTVNSVLNELNSSIGTSDYQFKLFNTRTFDKGTSYPEMRKSLTCYALAEHGIPAMAVEVSKDIRQIGWKVRQQLTATIMLLNRFGVQVIPPKFSNKDIRAYARKGIQVRVNGRLLQSDSTIDLAPGSTLAVERVSAGAREFAPELALFASDRPGVNLMQAKRMALEPFSELELRSDGKRVARTRVHWTGKMPASTKSDKPVFVCWLNGNPIFVRDGEVLHTVLGDQLILEGIWGSHRQEVVNLKGFVAIPWANNGQDMGWEIILDPGNFLSRYSLKSDRKGSVRYRVVRETPGAPSASFSIDIAPRTVLALRLADKQGQSLLVPWSAGGNYHLPVGEYILEDAWSNGPGDKLMATAGDIPLQIGKPFSVEYAKPLKLTVRQATTFGDLGSMTFTAGGLAQREDLSLY, encoded by the coding sequence ATGAGACGCATCCTTTTCCAAATATTGATTTTTTGCTTGGCTATAATGGGCTTGGCTCCATGTGCGAGCGCCGATTCCTGGGAGCAGTCCTTTTTTAATGGTACACAATATCCCCTGAAGGTCGTCTACTTGGAAGGGGATATACCTGGTCCGACAATTATGGTTCAGGGGGGCATCCAGGGGGATGAAACGTCTGGATTTGTTACGGCTCAGTTGCTCACTCAGGCCAAAGTGACTCGTGGCAACCTGATCATTCTGCCCCGAGCCAATGTTCCCTCCATCAATCTGCATAAACGGCAGATCAATGTGGATATGAACCGGCGTTTTGACAGGAATTACAACCGTTTTTACGAAGACAGGGTCGCTCGGGTCATTCGTTTCCTCCTGGCTCAGAGCAGCGCTTTTATCCATCTGCACGAGGGGAGTGGTTTTTACAATCCGACCTATGTTGACAAGCTGCGCAATCCAAAACGGTATGGGCAGTCGATCATTGTCGATACTCTTGTCTACAAGCAGATCGATCTTGCCCATACGGTCAATTCGGTCTTGAATGAACTCAACAGTTCCATCGGAACATCTGATTACCAATTCAAGCTGTTCAATACACGAACCTTTGATAAGGGAACCAGCTATCCGGAGATGCGAAAATCCCTTACCTGCTATGCCTTGGCTGAACATGGTATCCCGGCTATGGCCGTTGAAGTCAGCAAGGATATTCGGCAAATAGGATGGAAGGTACGGCAGCAGTTGACAGCCACGATCATGCTCCTCAATCGTTTCGGTGTGCAGGTTATTCCTCCGAAGTTCAGCAATAAAGATATTAGAGCGTATGCGCGAAAGGGAATCCAGGTTCGTGTGAACGGTCGACTGTTGCAGTCCGATTCCACCATCGACCTTGCTCCAGGGTCCACTCTCGCTGTGGAGCGTGTCTCTGCCGGGGCCAGGGAATTTGCTCCTGAACTCGCGCTTTTTGCATCAGATCGCCCCGGAGTGAATCTGATGCAGGCCAAGCGCATGGCCTTGGAGCCTTTTTCAGAATTGGAATTGCGAAGCGATGGGAAACGAGTGGCACGGACTCGCGTCCATTGGACAGGGAAAATGCCTGCGTCTACCAAGAGCGACAAACCCGTTTTTGTCTGTTGGCTCAATGGCAATCCAATTTTTGTCCGAGACGGTGAGGTACTGCATACCGTTCTGGGGGACCAACTGATTCTGGAAGGTATTTGGGGCAGTCATCGGCAGGAAGTTGTCAATCTCAAGGGTTTTGTGGCTATCCCATGGGCTAATAATGGGCAGGATATGGGCTGGGAGATCATTCTTGATCCCGGGAATTTCCTGTCGAGATATAGTCTCAAATCAGACAGGAAGGGGTCTGTCCGGTACAGGGTCGTCCGCGAAACGCCCGGTGCTCCCAGTGCTTCTTTTTCGATTGATATAGCTCCAAGAACAGTCTTGGCACTGCGCCTTGCCGATAAGCAGGGACAGTCGCTTCTTGTTCCATGGAGTGCCGGTGGCAACTATCATTTGCCGGTTGGTGAATATATTCTTGAAGACGCATGGAGTAATGGTCCTGGTGACAAGCTCATGGCAACAGCCGGGGATATCCCTTTACAGATAGGCAAACCATTCTCTGTAGAATATGCCAAGCCACTCAAACTGACCGTTCGTCAGGCCACGACATTTGGAGATTTGGGGTCCATGACTTTTACGGCAGGCGGGTTAGCACAACGGGAAGATCTGTCGCTCTACTAG